One Artemia franciscana chromosome 7, ASM3288406v1, whole genome shotgun sequence DNA segment encodes these proteins:
- the LOC136029722 gene encoding uncharacterized protein LOC136029722 translates to MGKYTRKTTRGLHDQDLLRAAAMQVKSGSPLRKVSKEVGLPRSTVRRAVAKLDAAEDPQSVELATTFNFKSVFSANEEILLKDYMIAAQHMHHGLTKKEAGQLAYEYAQAKGKNMPKNWTENKCAGKDWMNSFMSRVGLSLRSSQTTGLARATSFNRTNVSEFFNNLEELLIKHKYPPNRIYNLDETGVTTVQKTPKVVAEKGSKQVGRITSAERGTLVTVVGCINAAGQSIAPFFVFPRVNWLQSFLNGTPPGSTGKCQPSGWMTAEIFPDMIRHLISQASCSLTNRLLLIMDNHDSHVSLSVVNLCRENGIDVLTLPPHCSHKLQPLDVAVMGHSSDTTMKQLTRG, encoded by the coding sequence ATGGGAAAGTATACTAGGAAAACCACCCGCGGTCTCCACGACCAGGACTTACTGAGAGCAGCTGCTATGCAAGTTAAATCTGGTTCGCCGCTTCGCAAAGTTTCGAAAGAGGTTGGTTTGCCACGAAGCACAGTGCGAAGAGCAGTAGCAAAACTCGACGCAGCAGAAGATCCCCAATCAGTGGAGTTGGCAACTACCTTCAACTTTAAAAGTGTGTTCTCAGCAAACGAAGAGATACTTCTGAAGGACTATATGATCGCGGCACAGCACATGCATCATGGACTTACGAAAAAGGAAGCAGGTCAGCTTGCATATGAATATGCCCAGGCCAAAGGGAAGAATATGCCGAAGAACTGGACTGAAAATAAGTGTGCAGGAAAAGACTGGATGAATAGCTTTATGAGTCGTGTTGGGCTTTCCCTAAGGTCCTCCCAAACGACAGGCCTTGCCAGAGCCACCAGCTTCAACAGGACGAATGTCAGCgaattcttcaataatttagaaGAGCTGCTTATAAAGCACAAGTATCCGccgaatagaatatataatcttgACGAGACTGGAGTAACCACCGTTCAGAAGACACCAAAGGTGGTTGCAGAAAAGGGATCAAAGCAAGTTGGACGCATTACTTCGGCTGAGCGAGGGACGCTGGTAACAGTCGTAGGGTGTATCAACGCAGCTGGCCAGTCGATAGCccctttctttgtctttccacGAGTGAACTGGCTTCAAAGTTTTCTCAATGGCACGCCCCCTGGAAGCACAGGAAAATGCCAGCCGTCTGGATGGATGACAGCCGAAATCTTCCCGGATATGATACGCCATCTGATCTCCCAAGCCAGTTGCTCGCTCACAAATCGACTTCTGCTGATTATGGATAACCATGATTCGCACGTCTCATTGAGCGTGGTTAATCTTTGCAGAGAAAACGGCATTGACGTCTTAACGCTTCCGCCACATTGCAGTCACAAGCTACAGCCTCTTGATGTTGCTGTTATGGGCCATTCAAGCGATACTACAATGAAGCAGCTAACTCGTGGATGA